Proteins found in one Triticum aestivum cultivar Chinese Spring chromosome 4D, IWGSC CS RefSeq v2.1, whole genome shotgun sequence genomic segment:
- the LOC123096240 gene encoding cysteine-rich receptor-like protein kinase 37 gives MNTEGNGQSVLSTLPKELPLDFLRTITNQFSEDRVLGTGAFGTVYTGILPDGQHIAVKRLSENAPLPRDKAITNEVQNIMALKHDNIVKLVGFCHEGQKKVVLNNGRYIVADVFESLLCYEYLPKGSLQKNHFDRSNSMAWDTRFKIIKGICNGLLFLHRIPIIHMDLKPENILLDDNMNPKIADFGLSRLFGQEQTRANTQNVVGSYGYIAPEYLYRGEISTQSDIYSLGLLIIETTTGEKNQPNQNEPSARDFIENVRQNWTDGRIASRYSMLKANDLQEIKVCIKIGLECVQIDRKKRPSIENIVKRLEGRCAN, from the exons ATGAATACCGAAGGGAACGGGCAGAGTGTTCTAAGCACATTACCCAAGGAACTACCGTTAGACTTCTTGAGGACTATCACAAATCAGTTCTCAGAGGACCGTGTTCTTGGTACAGGTGCATTTGGAACAGTTTATACG GGAATTCTGCCAGATGGACAACACATTGCTGTGAAGAGGCTTTCCGAAAATGCTCCCCTCCCACGTGACAAAGCAATTACCAATGAGGTTCAGAATATCATGGCTCTCAAACATGACAACATAGTAAAGCTGGTTGGGTTTTGCCATGAAGGACAGAAGAAAGTAGTACTGAACAATGGGAGGTATATTGTTGCAGATGTTTTTGAAAGCCTACTCTGCTATGAGTATTTACCCAAGGGAAGCCTTCAGAAGAACCATTTTG ACAGATCCAATAGCATGGCTTGGGACACACGCTTCAAAATAATCAAGGGGATCTGCAATGGTTTACTTTTCCTTCATAGGATTCCCATTATCCATATGGACCTCAAGCCCGAAAATATATTGTTGGATGACAACATGAACCCAAAAATCGCGGATTTTGGACTTTCCAGGCTCTTTGGCCAAGAACAAACACGGGCGAACACGCAGAATGTTGTGGGATCATA CGGATACATAGCTCCAGAATATTTGTACAGAGGTGAAATCTCCACCCAGTCGGACATATATAGTTTAGGCCTACTAATCATCGAGACTACCACTGGCGAGAAGAATCAACCCAACCAGAACGAACCGTCAGCAAGGGATTTTATTGAAAAT GTACGTCAAAATTGGACAGACGGGCGCATAGCATCCAGATACTCAATGTTAAAGGCAAATGACCTCCAGGAAATAAAAGTATGCATTAAAATTGGTCTAGAGTGTGTGCAGATTGATCGGAAGAAGAGACCTTCCATTGAAAATATTGTTAAGAGGCTCGAAGGACGCTGTGCAAACTGA
- the LOC123096241 gene encoding cysteine-rich receptor-like protein kinase 40 isoform X1, producing the protein MHLQLSRKPFIRFISEASAPFHCSLPKLGYLKCSIFSSSHPLLLISSEMNTQEDKQTVLSTLPKDLPLDFLRTITDQFSESRVVGKGAFGTVYTGTMPDGQTIAVKKLAENAPIARDKIFNNEVQNIMAYRHENIVKLVGFCHEGQKKVVLNNGRYIVADVYEGLLCYEYLPKGSLQRNLFDKPIDMAWDVRFKIIKGICDGLHFLHSIPIIHMDLKPQNILLDDNMTPKIADFGLSRLFGKEQTRANTQNVVGSYGYIAPEYLYRGEISTQSDIYSLGLLIIETTTGEKNTPKQNEPSAREFIERVRQNWTEGHIASIYQLNPNALQEVTVCIEIGLECVDVDRKKRPSIESIVERLGRCSANLVSTTSMRT; encoded by the exons ATGCACCTTCAGCTATCAAGGAAACCATTCATACGATTCATCTCAGAAGCCTCAGCCCCATTTCATTGTTCCCTTCCCAAGCTAGGATACCTCAAGTGTTCGATCTTCTCCAG TTCACATCCATTACTTCTCATATCATCAGAAATGAATACCCAAGAGGACAAGCAGACTGTTCTAAGCACATTACCCAAGGACCTACCTCTAGACTTCTTGAGGACCATCACAGATCAGTTCTCAGAGAGCCGTGTTGTCGGTAAAGGTGCATTTGGAACAGTTTATACG GGAACTATGCCTGATGGGCAAACGATTGCTGTGAAGAAGCTTGCGGAAAATGCGCCGATCGCACGCGACAAAATATTTAATAACGAAGTTCAAAACATCATGGCTTACCGGCATGAGAATATAGTCAAGTTGGTTGGGTTTTGCCATGAAGGACAGAAGAAAGTAGTACTGAACAATGGGCGATATATTGTCGCAGATGTTTACGAAGGTCTACTCTGTTACGAATATTTACCTAAGGGAAGCCTTCAGAGGAACCTCTTTG ATAAACCCATCGATATGGCATGGGACGTCCGCTTCAAGATAATTAAGGGGATATGCGATGGTTTACATTTTCTTCATAGCATTCCTATTATCCATATGGATTTGAAGCCTCAAAATATATTGTTGGATGATAACATGACGCCGAAAATCGCGGATTTCGGACTTTCCAGGCTATTTGGCAAAGAACAAACACGTGCGAATACACAGAATGTTGTGGGATCATA CGGATATATAGCTCCAGAATACCTATACAGAGGTGAAATCTCCACTCAGTCAGACATTTACAGTTTAGGCTTATTAATCATCGAGACTACCACTGGCGAGAAGAATACCCCCAAACAGAACGAACCATCAGCAAGGGAATTTATTGAAAGA GTACGTCAAAATTGGACAGAAGGGCACATAGCATCCATATACCAGTTAAATCCAAATGCCCTCCAGGAAGTAACAGTATGCATTGAAATTGGTCTAGAGTGTGTGGACGTTGATCGGAAGAAGAGACCTTCCATCGAAAGCATTGTTGAGAGGCTCGGTAGATGCTCTGCAAACCTG GTCTCCACCACTTCCATGCGAACATGA
- the LOC123096241 gene encoding cysteine-rich receptor-like protein kinase 40 isoform X2 — protein sequence MNTQEDKQTVLSTLPKDLPLDFLRTITDQFSESRVVGKGAFGTVYTGTMPDGQTIAVKKLAENAPIARDKIFNNEVQNIMAYRHENIVKLVGFCHEGQKKVVLNNGRYIVADVYEGLLCYEYLPKGSLQRNLFDKPIDMAWDVRFKIIKGICDGLHFLHSIPIIHMDLKPQNILLDDNMTPKIADFGLSRLFGKEQTRANTQNVVGSYGYIAPEYLYRGEISTQSDIYSLGLLIIETTTGEKNTPKQNEPSAREFIERVRQNWTEGHIASIYQLNPNALQEVTVCIEIGLECVDVDRKKRPSIESIVERLGRCSANLVSTTSMRT from the exons ATGAATACCCAAGAGGACAAGCAGACTGTTCTAAGCACATTACCCAAGGACCTACCTCTAGACTTCTTGAGGACCATCACAGATCAGTTCTCAGAGAGCCGTGTTGTCGGTAAAGGTGCATTTGGAACAGTTTATACG GGAACTATGCCTGATGGGCAAACGATTGCTGTGAAGAAGCTTGCGGAAAATGCGCCGATCGCACGCGACAAAATATTTAATAACGAAGTTCAAAACATCATGGCTTACCGGCATGAGAATATAGTCAAGTTGGTTGGGTTTTGCCATGAAGGACAGAAGAAAGTAGTACTGAACAATGGGCGATATATTGTCGCAGATGTTTACGAAGGTCTACTCTGTTACGAATATTTACCTAAGGGAAGCCTTCAGAGGAACCTCTTTG ATAAACCCATCGATATGGCATGGGACGTCCGCTTCAAGATAATTAAGGGGATATGCGATGGTTTACATTTTCTTCATAGCATTCCTATTATCCATATGGATTTGAAGCCTCAAAATATATTGTTGGATGATAACATGACGCCGAAAATCGCGGATTTCGGACTTTCCAGGCTATTTGGCAAAGAACAAACACGTGCGAATACACAGAATGTTGTGGGATCATA CGGATATATAGCTCCAGAATACCTATACAGAGGTGAAATCTCCACTCAGTCAGACATTTACAGTTTAGGCTTATTAATCATCGAGACTACCACTGGCGAGAAGAATACCCCCAAACAGAACGAACCATCAGCAAGGGAATTTATTGAAAGA GTACGTCAAAATTGGACAGAAGGGCACATAGCATCCATATACCAGTTAAATCCAAATGCCCTCCAGGAAGTAACAGTATGCATTGAAATTGGTCTAGAGTGTGTGGACGTTGATCGGAAGAAGAGACCTTCCATCGAAAGCATTGTTGAGAGGCTCGGTAGATGCTCTGCAAACCTG GTCTCCACCACTTCCATGCGAACATGA